Proteins from a single region of Dyadobacter fanqingshengii:
- a CDS encoding methyltransferase domain-containing protein, with product MAWNPEIYNKFKTERFAPFLDLVALIKIRRDMEVIDLGCGTGELTRKLADLLSGSRVLGIDSSDEMLDDARAFANEQVSFQKKSIEEGVGLESKWDLVFSNAAIQWVENHETLFSKIISNIKPGGQLVIQMPAQHHNVTNQMLLQLSEEEPFLKELAGFQSVSPVLNTEDYARILFENGGSEITVYEKIYPLVLKDSNAVFEWTSGTALLPYVQRLEGESRQQFIDEFKSRLRTKFPGSPAFYPFKRIILSALFE from the coding sequence ATGGCGTGGAACCCGGAGATTTATAATAAATTCAAAACGGAGCGATTTGCTCCTTTTCTGGATCTGGTGGCATTGATTAAGATCCGGCGGGATATGGAAGTGATCGATCTGGGTTGCGGCACGGGAGAACTGACGAGAAAGCTCGCTGACCTGCTTTCGGGATCAAGGGTTTTGGGCATTGATTCTTCTGATGAAATGCTGGATGATGCCAGAGCGTTTGCTAATGAGCAAGTTAGCTTTCAGAAGAAATCGATTGAAGAGGGCGTTGGCTTGGAGTCGAAGTGGGATCTTGTGTTTTCCAACGCAGCCATTCAATGGGTTGAAAATCATGAAACGCTTTTTTCTAAAATCATTTCAAATATTAAACCCGGCGGTCAGCTTGTAATTCAAATGCCTGCCCAGCATCATAATGTAACTAATCAGATGCTTTTGCAATTGTCGGAGGAAGAACCTTTTCTAAAAGAGCTGGCGGGTTTTCAGAGCGTTTCACCTGTTTTGAATACAGAAGATTATGCACGCATTTTGTTCGAAAACGGAGGAAGTGAAATCACGGTTTATGAAAAAATTTATCCGCTCGTGCTGAAAGACTCTAACGCTGTTTTCGAATGGACGTCGGGTACGGCACTGCTGCCTTATGTGCAGAGATTGGAAGGAGAAAGCCGGCAGCAATTTATCGACGAATTCAAATCCCGCCTTAGAACAAAGTTTCCCGGATCACCCGCTTTTTATCCGTTCAAAAGGATCATTCTGTCGGCTTTGTTTGAATGA
- a CDS encoding GNAT family N-acetyltransferase, with translation MEITYKTNVVPLPEQVIEVYDSAKLPRPTHDAARIGKIYQNSNLIVSAWDGEKLVGVSRSITDWAWSCYLADLAIHADYQKLGIGKKLIDITKEQVGEQTTILLLSVPTAMEYYPKIGFTKEDRGFTILRTR, from the coding sequence ATGGAAATAACTTACAAAACCAACGTTGTGCCTTTGCCCGAACAGGTCATTGAAGTGTACGACAGCGCCAAATTGCCCAGGCCCACGCACGACGCTGCGCGTATCGGCAAGATCTATCAGAATTCGAATCTTATCGTTTCTGCCTGGGACGGCGAAAAACTGGTCGGCGTTTCGCGCTCGATCACAGACTGGGCATGGAGCTGCTATCTGGCCGATCTGGCCATTCACGCAGATTACCAAAAACTAGGCATCGGTAAAAAATTGATAGACATTACCAAAGAGCAAGTCGGCGAGCAAACCACGATTCTGCTTCTATCCGTGCCAACCGCCATGGAATATTATCCCAAAATAGGGTTCACAAAGGAGGATCGTGGCTTTACTATATTGAGGACAAGGTGA